The genomic interval AGCCGAGCACGCGGAACACATTGGTTCCGCCGGCGTTGCCGCTGCCATGCTGGCGGATATCGATGCCGCGCAACAGCTTGCCGACCACCAGAGCGGTCGGCAGAGAGCCCAAAAGATAAGCAAGGAGTAGAACCAATAGAACCAGCAGCATACTCGTTTCCTCTTTTTATAACGCGGATCAAACCTGCAATTGGCGAGCGGGATCCCCCAGGACGGCTACCGCAATGCTGCCGATGCCGGCATGCAGCCCTAAGGCCGGCGAGGCCTCCACGATCGGGATCTCCCTGCCCGGAAAAAATTTTTGAATCTGGTTGCGGAACCATTCAGCGCGCTTCTCGTCCAATGCGTGGGCAATCTGAATGCGCGGATCCACAACCTGTTCGGCATAGCGAATCGACAGGTTGACTGTTTTTTTCCATAACCGATTTAAGCCGATGACACGACCCGCCTCGATGATATGGCCCTCCGAGTCCAGGCTGATGATCGGTTTGACGTTCAGCAGCGTGGCCAGCAGGCCGCGTGATTTGGTCAAGCGCCCGCTGCGCATGAGATATTTAAGCGTCGGAATACAGACATAAAGACGGGAATGAGCGATGGCAATGCGAAGCCGGCGCAACACGTCTTCGTGATTGAACCCCTGTTCAATCAACCGACCCGCCTCCGCCACTAAAAGCCCTAATCCGACCGAGGTCGTCCGCGAATCCATCACCTCGATTTTAATGCGCTGCGCAAACGAACGAGCGGCGGTCTGCGCCGCATTCAGAGTGCCGCTCAATGCTCCCGACAGATGCAGAGAGATGATGGATTGAAACCGGCCTGCCAAGGCCTCATAGATCGCAAGATAGCTGGCCGGCGAGGGCTGAGAGGTGCTGATGCGCGGCTGCCCAGCCTTCAGGGCGCGATAGATTTCCCGGGTGGAGATCTCCACCCGGTCGAGCAGCGTCTTTTCTCCCATGATCACCTGCACCGGCACCACCTGAACCCCGTAGCGTTGCAGGGTTTCCTCAGGAAGATCGCAGGTGGAATCGGTGACCAGCGCGATCCGCGGTTCGCTGTCATGTGCGAGCGCCGCGCTGTGTTGGCTGCGCATGTCTTCGATTTTCGTTTTGCTGACTGCCCCCCATTGCGCCGCCTGAGCAAAGACCGCCTGCGGGTCATTGGTGTGAATATGCACCCGCCATCTGCGGCCGCTGGAGACGATGATCAGCGAATCGCCGAACCCCTTCAGCTTTTCCTGCACCGTGGCGCGCTGCAGCGCTTCCGCCTCGAGCAGAAACTCGGTGCAATAGCGGAACCGGATCGTACCGTGCGCTTTGCGCAGATGAAATCCTTTGATGCGTTCCCCGAGATGCGCGCCGGCCTTCAGCGCCGCCACTTTGCCGGAACTGATGAAATCGCTCAACCCTTCCAGCAGATGAACGAATCCCTGAGCCCCGGCGTCGACCACGCCCGCTTTTTTCAATACTTTTAATTTCTGCGGAGTTTCAGCCAACGAAGTCTTGGCCCGCTGCAACGCATTTTGCAGCAAGGCCACATAATCGGACTCGATCGCTGCCTGCTGATTCAGCTGTTCAGCCCAGTCCTGCATGACCGTCAAAATGGTGCCCTCGCGTGGATTGCTCAAGGCCTCAAAAGCCCGGTCCACCGCCACATGCACCGCATCGGCAAAGGCCTGGCTTGACAGCCGATCGCGGCCTTCACACGCGTCAGCCAGACCGGAAAAAAATTGCGCCAGAATGGCGCCCGAATTGCCGCGGCTGCCCTCCAGCGCGCCGTCTGCGATGGATCGGCAAACCTGAGAGAGTGAACCATCTTGGGACGCGGCTGCGCTGTCGATGATCGCATGCATGGTGGAGGCCATGTTGGTGCCGGTATCGCCATCCGCCACCGGGAAGACGTTGATCGCGTTCAACTGCTCCTGCATGTCGAGAATGCGCTGAGCCGAAGCGATGATGGATCGTTTCAACCGGTGCCCGTCTATGTAACGTATTCGAATGTTCATGAGATTGGCCGGATTCAATCAGGAACCTGCCGTCCCGGTTTCAAGGGACGGTGGAATAAGGGCGGATATCTCTGAGGCCAAGGGGCTGGCCATGACCAACCGTAGTTGTGTTTCTAAATAGCCGCGTGGTGTACCCATATCCAGGCGCAGGCCATCCACCTCGACCGCCAGTGCGCCTTCCCGCCGGATTAATTCAGCCTGGGCCGTAGTCAACTGTATTTCGCCCCGTTCGCGGAGATTCTGCTCGATGTGTTGCCGCAGGATGGTGAAAATCTTCGGAGTAAACAGATAGAGGCCAAAGAATGCCAGATAGCGGTCGTCCGCCAAACCGGTGGTGCGGCAGTGCTCTCGAGCAAACATGATCTCCGGTTTTTCATAGACCGCAGCGGCCCGCCACACGCGCGGGTGTTCCTGCAGCAATGGCATTCCGGCAACGACGCCGAACAGATGAAGCGATGCGCCGGCTGTCTGCTGAACGCCGAATACTGATTGCCCTGATTGCTGATGAACCGCAAGCAACCGGCGGCTGCACCATCCCGGCTGCGGCGCGAGATACACATGATCTCCGAGTAAAAGCAAAAACGGCTCGTCGCCCACCCATTCGGCTGCGCTGTACACCGCATGGCCGAATCCTTCGGCGCTCTGTTGAAAGACAAAAGAAAGCCGCGGGTGTATGCGCTCCAGAAGAGCGGATTGCTCCTGCATCCACGATTTGTCCTGCAGGCGCTGCTGGTCCTTAACTCCGGTAAAATGCTCTTTAAAAACCGCATCCGCACCGGGCTGCACCACCAGACAGATCTCCTCCACCCCGGCGGCCAGCGCCTCTTCCACCACTAATTGGATCGTGGGCTTGGTGACCCCGTCGCGATCCACCAAAGGAAAAAGTTCCTTTTGCACCGCATTGGTGGCCGGATAATGCCGTGTACCTTTGCCTGCCGCAGTGATGACGGCTTTGCGGATAATGGTTGCCATTTTCGTTTAGGATAATTTTCCTTATTTAATCAAACACCATCTGAATCACGCCCATCTCAATCGCACCACAGGATGAACCGAAAAACAGATAAGGCTCCGAATTCGTCAAGTGGCGATACCGGCTTATCAGGTTTTGCAGCACGTCTTCACTGCCCTTGGCGGCCAAGACCGCCACAGTTCCCCCACACCCCCAGCCAGTAGTCTTGGCGCCGTACAGCCCTTTTTCCGGCCCCTGGGCTTTTATCAGATCGACCAACAGATCCGTCTCCTTGCTCCCCAGGCCGCAACGTTCCTGATAGCTCTGATGTGATTCATACATCAGCTGACCGGCCTCCAGCAGGCTTTGCTGAGAAGGATGGAGCGTTGCATCCAGCAACTCGGCACACCGCTCGCTGCGGGCATGGTCGGACAGATGGTGTTCAGTGGCGGTTCGTGGTTGATACCTTTTTTCCAGATTGATCACAGTAGCAGGATCGTCATGAGTGGCAAAACGTTTGATAAACTCCTGGCCGGTTATTTTCATCAACACTTGCTTGCGCAACTGCTGTTCCCATTGCGCCGGATCTGTGTTGCAGAGATAGCCCATGCGCATCGCTTCATCGGAAGCGCCGCTGTGGTGCAGGATCATCTTGCGGCCCATAAAGGAGGCGATGCGCAGATCGCGATAGCGGCTTTCCCGCTGCGGCGACATCACGCCGCTGAAGATGCCGACCCACTGCACCTCCGGCGGTAAAGACATCATTTTGACCAACTCGTGCGGTTGACAGTGCAGTACCATAGTTCGGTTGTTCTGTCCCAGAGCCACAGCCAAGTGGGTGGTAATGCCGCACGGCATGCCCATGATGCGGTTTTCCAGTATCTGACAAGCGAGCGCGATCTGAAATCCGTCCAGATCGAGAGCAAACGCGCCCTTGATCGCCAGCATGTTCGCCACCTGCAGCGCGGCGGAAGAGGCGGCCGAGGAGGCGGGCGGAATCGTGCTGCTGATCGCAATGCTGAGACCCGTCTCCCACTGCTTGACAAAGCCCTCATGCTGCAGCACCGCAATGGCGCCGACCACATGCCCGAGCCAACGGTTGTTTGCATCCTGAGCGAATTGGCGCTGCAACAGCGGGTAGGGCTTGAGATGGCCGTCCTCATACAGGTCGTCCAGCCGGTATTCGCAGTTCAGCACCCGTTCACGGTTCAAATTCAGGTTACGAATGACCACACGACGATCACGCCGTTTTTGCACCGCCACCAGCGCGGCCTCTCGCAGCGGGGTGGACAGCACCGTGGCGCCGGCGTAATCCGACAACCCAGCCATGATATCCAGACGGGCCGGCGCGCGCGCGACAAAAATTTCTCGCCGGGGTGAAAAAATCCCTCCCAGATTGGTTTTAAGATGGCCCCCGAAGCGCTTGAGATCTTCCGGCCACTGAGCTTGCATGCATCAACCCTCATTCCGAATCAGAATCACCTACCAGGAGAAACAGTCTACAAGTATGAATGTAAGGCAAAGTTAGTAATATTTTTGCTAAAATCAACCGATAAAAAGGCTTGAATACAAGTTCCACAACTCCTATATTTATCTGTTTATTGACAAACTTGAAGGTGTATTCATGAACAGATCTGTTGCCCTTGTCACCGGCGGCGTCCGCGGCATCGGCCGGGGCATTGCCGAAAAATTGGCTGAGAACGGTTTTGACGTGGCGATCGACGACGTCCACGAAAACGCTTCAGAGACCCTCGCAGCGCTGGTAAAACGGGGCGCGAAAGCGCTCTATCTGCGCGCCGACATCACCTCGGCTGAGGAAAGAAAGAGAATGATCGAAGAGATTAAAAAAACGTACGGTTGCCTGCATCTGCTGGTGAACAATGCCGGCGTGGCGCCCCTGGTGCGCACGGATTTGCTGCAAGCCACAGAAGAAAGTTATGATCGGGTGATGCAGATCAACCTGAAAGGCCCGTACTTTCTGACGCAGCTGGTGGCCAACTGGATGATTGAACAAAAACTCGCGCATCCGGATCAAATGTTCCGTATCGTCAACATCTCTTCCAACTCGGCGTACACCTCCTCCCCCTCCCGCGGGGAGTACTGCCTTTCCAAAGCAGGGGTCAGCATGATGACCAAACTCTACGCCGACCGTCTTGCCGAATATCAGATCGGTGTGTTTGAAATCCGCCCCGGCATCATTATGACCGATATGACCTCCACCGTCAAATCCAAATACGACAAGCTGATCGACGGCGGTCTTTTGCCCCTCAAACGCTGGGGACAACCGGAAGACATCGGCAAGGCCGTTGTGGCCATCGCCACAGGGCTTCTGGACTATAGCACCGGCGAGGTGATCAACGTTGACGGCGGCTTTCACCTGCATCGATTATAGATTTGTTGTTCCCACTGTTTTCTGGAGTCGTCCATGACTGACCAAAAAATCATCCTTGAAGGAAAAACCTTTCCCGTTCATCAAGTGGACACGATCATCGTAGGCAGCGGCGCCGCATCGCTCAACTGCGCGGTGCATCTGTATGATTACGGACATCACGACATCGCTCTGATCACGGATAAAGTCGGCGGCGGTACCTCGAACAACACCGGATCCGACAAACAGACTTATTATAAGCTGTCCCTAGCCGGCAAAGAGCCGGATTCGCCCTATGACATGGCGCGCTCGCTGTTTGACGGCGGCGCTATGCACGGAGAGCTGGCGCTCATCGAAGCCACCATGTCGGCGCAAGAGTTCTTTCATCTGGCGCAGATCGGCGTGCAATTTCCGCACAACAGCCTCGGCGGTTATGTGGGCTACAAGACCGATCATGATCCCCGTCAGCGTGCCACTTCGGCCGGACCCTGGACCTCCCATCAGATGGTGCAATGTCTGCTGAAAGAGGTCAAGGCGAGAAACATTCCAATCTTCGATGAGCACGACGTCGTCAGCCTCATCGTCGAGGACGGTCGCGTTGTCGGCGTGATCGGTCTGGATAAAAGCAAATTGAATGAAAAAACTTTCGGCCTCTGTTTCTTTCAGGCAAATCAGGTGGTGTTCGGCGTCGGCGGGCCGGGCGGATTATACAAGACCTCTGTCTATCCCGAGTGCCACATCGGCGCCATCGGCCTGGCCTTGGAGGCTGGCGCCGTGGCCCGCAATCTCACGGAATCTCAGTACGGCCTGGCCTCCATCCAATTCCGCTGGAACGTCTCCGGCACCTATCAGCAGGTGATCCCGCGCTACATCAGCACAAACAGCGACGGCCGCGACGAGCGGGAGTTTCTCAACGACTATTTTCCCACCATGTCCAAACTGGCCACAGATGTTTTTCTCAAAGGGTACCAATGGCCTTTTGATCCGCGCAAAATACCGAACTATGGCTCTTCGCTGATAGACGTGCTGGTGTACATCGAGACGGTCATCAAAGGCCGCCGGGTGTATATGGATTTTCGCAGCAATCCGCTCGGCGACGAACGCATCGGCGCTTTTTCATTCGATGCTCTCGAGCCGGAAGCGTACAGCTATCTGAAAAACTCGGAGGCGCTGTTCGGTTCGCCCATTCAAAGGCTGGAAAAAATGAACCCGCTGGCCATCGAACTCTATCGCAAGAACGGCATTGACCTGTACCGGGAACCATTGGAAGTGGCGGTGTGCAGTCAACACAACAACGGCGGTCTGGCTGGAAATCTGTGGTGGGAATCCAACATCGCCGGTCTTTATCCCATCGGTGAGGTGAACGGGAGCCACGGCGTCTACCGGCCCGGTGGATCAGCGCTCAACTCCGGTCAGGTGGGCTCGTTGCGCGCTGCGCAAAAGATCAGCCACACTCCCGCGCCCAAGACAGCGGCTGGGTGGGAAAAGGCTGCCGGCGAACGCGGCAAAGCCATGCTGTCTTTTATCCAAAACCTTTCCGGCCCGGTCTCAACCGTGGCGGCGTTTCGCGAAGAGTTTCAATCCC from bacterium carries:
- a CDS encoding DegV family EDD domain-containing protein, which translates into the protein MNIRIRYIDGHRLKRSIIASAQRILDMQEQLNAINVFPVADGDTGTNMASTMHAIIDSAAASQDGSLSQVCRSIADGALEGSRGNSGAILAQFFSGLADACEGRDRLSSQAFADAVHVAVDRAFEALSNPREGTILTVMQDWAEQLNQQAAIESDYVALLQNALQRAKTSLAETPQKLKVLKKAGVVDAGAQGFVHLLEGLSDFISSGKVAALKAGAHLGERIKGFHLRKAHGTIRFRYCTEFLLEAEALQRATVQEKLKGFGDSLIIVSSGRRWRVHIHTNDPQAVFAQAAQWGAVSKTKIEDMRSQHSAALAHDSEPRIALVTDSTCDLPEETLQRYGVQVVPVQVIMGEKTLLDRVEISTREIYRALKAGQPRISTSQPSPASYLAIYEALAGRFQSIISLHLSGALSGTLNAAQTAARSFAQRIKIEVMDSRTTSVGLGLLVAEAGRLIEQGFNHEDVLRRLRIAIAHSRLYVCIPTLKYLMRSGRLTKSRGLLATLLNVKPIISLDSEGHIIEAGRVIGLNRLWKKTVNLSIRYAEQVVDPRIQIAHALDEKRAEWFRNQIQKFFPGREIPIVEASPALGLHAGIGSIAVAVLGDPARQLQV
- a CDS encoding NTP transferase domain-containing protein, translated to MATIIRKAVITAAGKGTRHYPATNAVQKELFPLVDRDGVTKPTIQLVVEEALAAGVEEICLVVQPGADAVFKEHFTGVKDQQRLQDKSWMQEQSALLERIHPRLSFVFQQSAEGFGHAVYSAAEWVGDEPFLLLLGDHVYLAPQPGWCSRRLLAVHQQSGQSVFGVQQTAGASLHLFGVVAGMPLLQEHPRVWRAAAVYEKPEIMFAREHCRTTGLADDRYLAFFGLYLFTPKIFTILRQHIEQNLRERGEIQLTTAQAELIRREGALAVEVDGLRLDMGTPRGYLETQLRLVMASPLASEISALIPPSLETGTAGS
- a CDS encoding 3-ketoacyl-ACP reductase, with the translated sequence MNRSVALVTGGVRGIGRGIAEKLAENGFDVAIDDVHENASETLAALVKRGAKALYLRADITSAEERKRMIEEIKKTYGCLHLLVNNAGVAPLVRTDLLQATEESYDRVMQINLKGPYFLTQLVANWMIEQKLAHPDQMFRIVNISSNSAYTSSPSRGEYCLSKAGVSMMTKLYADRLAEYQIGVFEIRPGIIMTDMTSTVKSKYDKLIDGGLLPLKRWGQPEDIGKAVVAIATGLLDYSTGEVINVDGGFHLHRL
- a CDS encoding FAD-binding protein translates to MTDQKIILEGKTFPVHQVDTIIVGSGAASLNCAVHLYDYGHHDIALITDKVGGGTSNNTGSDKQTYYKLSLAGKEPDSPYDMARSLFDGGAMHGELALIEATMSAQEFFHLAQIGVQFPHNSLGGYVGYKTDHDPRQRATSAGPWTSHQMVQCLLKEVKARNIPIFDEHDVVSLIVEDGRVVGVIGLDKSKLNEKTFGLCFFQANQVVFGVGGPGGLYKTSVYPECHIGAIGLALEAGAVARNLTESQYGLASIQFRWNVSGTYQQVIPRYISTNSDGRDEREFLNDYFPTMSKLATDVFLKGYQWPFDPRKIPNYGSSLIDVLVYIETVIKGRRVYMDFRSNPLGDERIGAFSFDALEPEAYSYLKNSEALFGSPIQRLEKMNPLAIELYRKNGIDLYREPLEVAVCSQHNNGGLAGNLWWESNIAGLYPIGEVNGSHGVYRPGGSALNSGQVGSLRAAQKISHTPAPKTAAGWEKAAGERGKAMLSFIQNLSGPVSTVAAFREEFQSRMTQYGAHIRDPRKIEQALSAAYEQCSRAAEQKVTDRQEIPLALQNRHLVLAHAAYLQAIAAYLQRGGGSRGSYLVMDPQGQPVIDQLGDDWRYKPEVVPLREEVLETCLGADQRFHSAWKPRRPLPEEPSWFETVWGKFLSKEIFQTKGDI